The Rhizobium sp. CCGE531 genomic sequence AGCGGCGCGGCTTCTACGGCACGGCGGATGCGAGCGGCGGGGAGCCGGCCTTCGAATGCTGGCTGCGCCAGCGCGGTAAGGCGCTCTACACGGCCGACGGCAAGCTGGCCTTCGAGGCCAAGGATGCCGCCGAATGGTTCGATTTCTGGGGTCATATGCGCAAGATCGGCGCCTGCGTGCCGGCCGACGTCCAGGCGCTGGATCAGCAGACCCTCGAAACCGACATGCTCGTGACCAAGAAGGCAGCTGTCAGCTACGCTCATTCGAACCAGTTCGTCGCCATTCAGGGGCTCGTCAAGGAAAAGGTCGATCTCGTCTCCTATCCGGTCGATGCCGGCGGCAAACCCGGCCAGTACCTGAAACCTTCGATGCTGATGTCGGTTTCGGCAACATCCGCAAACAAGGACGCCGCCGTCGCCTTCGTCAATTACCTGGTGGAGAACTCGGACGGCGCAAAGACGCTCGGCGTCGAGCGCGGCGTTCCCGCCTCGCCGAAGATCCGCGATCTGCTGACGCTGGATCTGGATGAGACAAGCAAGAAAGTGGTCGATTATATCGGCCGGCTGACGTCGCGTGTCGGAGCACTGCCGCCGTCTCCACCCAATGGCGCTGGCGAGAATTCATTCCTGCTGAAGAAGATCGCCGAGGAGGCGGCTTTCGGCAAAACCAGCACACAGGACGCTGGCGCGAAATTCACCGAACAGGCAGCAGCAAACATTACGCGAGGCTGATATCGTGGGTACACACAGCAAGAGCGTTGCCGGCGGCTTGGCCGTCGGCGCGCGCGCGCCATTGCGCGTGGAAACCGCCTACAAGGCGCCGAGCGCGTTCGCGCGCAACGCACCCGGCTATCTCTTCCTTCTGCCGTGGTTCATCGGCTTCTTCGGACTGACCCTCGGGCCGGCGATCGCCTCGCTCTATTTGTCCTTCACCGACTATAATCTGCTCCAGGCGCCGAACATGGTCGGGCTGGACAACTACGTGCGGATCGCGACGGCAGACGACAAATTCCTGTCGTCGATGAAGGTGACGCTGTTCTACGTCGTCTGTTCCGTGCCGCTAAAGCTTGCCTTCGCGCTGCTGGTGGCGCTGCTGCTCAACCGTGGCATCAAGGGCCTGCCGGTCTACCGCGCCATCTTCTACCTGCCGTCGCTGCTCGGCTCCAGCGTTGCCATCGCGGTGCTGTGGCGGCAGATCTTCGACGCTGACGGCATCGTTAACACCCTGCTCTGGTACGCCTTCGGCATCAACGGGCCGAGCTGGATCTCCAATCCGGACTATTCACTCTATACGCTTGTCATTCTCGCCATCTGGCAGTTCGGATCGCCGATGATCATTTTCCTGGCCGGCTTGCGCCAGATCCCGACCGATCTCTATGAAGCCGCCAGTCTCGACGGCGCCTCCAAGGTGCGGATCTTCTTCAAGATCACCCTGCCGCTTTTGACGCCTGTCATTTTCTTCAATGCCGTGGTCCAGACGATCGACGCCTTCAAGGCCTTCACACCGGCCTACGTCATTTCCTCCGGCACCGGCGGACCGATCGATTCGACGCTGTTCTACACGCTCTACCTCTACCAGGAAGCCTTCGGCTATTTCCGCATGGGCTATGCCGCGGCACTCGCCTGGGTCCTGGTTGCTATCATCGCCATCTTCACCGCCTTCTCCTTCCTCTCCGCTCGTTATTGGGTTCACTACGATGACTGACGCGAAGCTCACCCATTTTGCCGAGGACATGAAGCCGCCGCGCGAGCGCCCCTGGTTCTTCTCCGTCCTCATTCACATCGCCCTCGTCGCCGCATCGATCGTGATGCTCTATCCGCTGCTGTGGATGCTTTCCGGCTCGATCAAGGACCAGAACGAGATCTTCGGCACGGCATCGCTGATCCCCTCGCACTTCGATTTCAGTTCCTATGCCCGCGGCTGGTTCGGCGGCCAGGTCACCTTCGGCAAATTCGTCTGGAATTCGGCCGTCATCGCCGTGCTTTCCGTCCTCGGCAACGTCATTTCCTGTTCGCTGGCGGCCTATGCCTTCGCGCGGTTGAGCTTCTGGGGCAAGAATTTCTGGTTCGCCCTGATGCTGGGCACGCTGATGCTGCCCTATCACGTCACGCTGATTCCGCAATATATCCTCTTCCTGAAGCTCGGCTGGGTGAAGACGATGCTGCCGCTCGTCGTGCCGAAATTCCTCGCGGTCGACGCCTTCTTCATCTTCCTGATGGTGCAGTTCTTCCGCGGCATCCCGCGCGAGCTGGACGAGGCTGCGATGATGGACGGCTGCAGCCCGTGGCGCATCTACTGGCGCATCATGCTGCCCCTGTCGCTGCCGGTGCTGGCAACGGCCGCCATCTTCTCCTTCATCTGGACCTGGGACGATTTCTTCGGGCCGCTGATCTATCTCTCGGATATCAATACCTACACCGTGCAGCTCGGCCTGCGCTCCTTCGTCGATTCCACCGGAAGTTCCGACTGGAGCAGCCTGTTCGCCATGTCGAGCCTGTCGCTGATCCCGGTCTTCCTGATCTTCCTCTTCTTCCAGAGGCTGCTGATCGACGGCATCGCCACGGCAGGCCTCAAACGCTGATACGAGCCGCGCGGTTCCGAACGCCCAAGATTTGGGACCGCATCTTAGAAACCCATTGAAAGGAAATGTCGCATGAGCGCGCTGCGCTTTGCCGCCATCGGCCTCAATCACGATCACATCTACGGCCAGGTCAACGTCATGCTGCGTGCGGGCGCAGAGCTGATCGCATTCCATGCTATCGAGGATGACCTTGCAGCCGTCTTCGCCGAGCGCTTTCCGCAGGCGAAACGGGTTGCCGACAAAAGGGAGATCCTTGAGGATCGCTCGATTGCTCTCATCGTCAGCGCCGCCGTTTCCAGCGAGCGCGCCGGCCTTGCCATCGAGGCTATGCGCCACGGCAAGGACGTGATGCTCGACAAGCCGGGCATGGTGACGCTGGATCAGCTCGCGGAAGTCAAAAGGGTGCAGGCCGAGACTAAGCGCATCGTCTCCATCCTCTATTCCGAACATTTCGAGACGGCATCGACCGTCAAGGCCGGCGAGCTGGTGAAGGCCGGCGCCATCGGCAAGGTCATCCACACGACGGGCCTCGGGCCTCACCGGCTGCGCAAGCCGACCCGGCCGGACTGGTTCTTCGACCGCAAGCGCTATGGCGGCATCATCACGGACATCGCCTCGCACCAATGCGAGCAGTTCCTGTTCTTCGCCGATTCCCTTGAGGCCGAAGTGCTGTCGGCGACGGTGTCCAACCGGGCCAATCCCGAAACACCCGGGCTGCAGGACTATGGCGATTTTCACCTGCGCACGCCCGACGTCACGGGCTATGTCCGCGTCGACTGGTTCACGCCGGACGGTCTCCCCACCTGGGGGGATGGCCGCCTCTTCATTGTCGGCACCGAAGGCACGATCGAGCTGCGCAAATATATCGACGTCGCCGGCCGGCCCGGCACCGATCATCTCTTCCTCACCGACCGCAAGGGCATGCAGCATATCGACTGCACCGGCTTCGACCTGCCCTACGGCCGCCAGCTTGCCGCCGACATAAGAGACCGTACCGAAACGGCGATGGGCCAGGAACATTGCTTCAAGGCCATGGAGCTGGCGCTGAAGGCACAGGCGCTCGCCGAGGCAACATCGCTCAACAGCATTCAAAGGTAATCTCGATATGTCCGACATCAAGAAAGTCGCGATCATCGGCCTCGGCATCGGCCGCTCCCACATCGTCGAAGGCTATCTGCCGCATTCGGACCGTTTCGAGGTCGCGGCTCTCTGCGATCTCAACGAGGAACGCCTGAATGCCGTCGGCGATGAATTCGGCATAGGCAGGCGCCTCAAGGATTTCTCCGAAGTCCTCAACATGCCTGATATCGACATTATCGACATCTGTACGCCGCCCGGCTCGCATTTCCAGCTGATCATGCAGGCGCTGGCTGCCGGCAAACATGTGGTCTGCGAAAAGCCGCTCGTCGGCTCGCTCGCCGATGTCGATGCCGTCATCGCGGCCGAGAAGACAGCCAAGGGCCGGCTGATGCCGATCTTCCAGTATCGCTATGGCGACGGCATCCAGAAGGCCAAGCGCATTATCGCTTCAGGCATTGCCGGCAAGCCCTATGTCGCCACCTCCGAAACCCATTGGGTGCGTGGCGCCGATTATTACGCGGTCCCCTGGCGTGGCAAATGGGATACCGAGCTCGGAGGCGTGCTGATGACGCATTCGATCCATTTGCACGACATGCTCACCTATCTGATGGGACCGATCGCGGGCCTCTTCGGCCGCGTTGCCACGCGCGTCAACGATATCGAAGTGGAGGATTGCGCCAGCGCCAGCCTGCTGATGGAAAACGGCGCGCTCGCCACCATCAGCGCCACGCTCGGCTCGCAGGAGCAGATCAGCCGCCTGCGCCTCGCCTTCGAAAACGTGCTTATCGAAAGCAACCACGAGCCCTACAGCCCCGGTCAGGACCCTTGGAAGATCGTGCCCGCCAATGACGAGATCGGCGCGAAGATCGATGCGCTGCTTGCCGATTGGTCACCGATCCCGAACCGCTTCAACACGCAGATGAAGCTATTCCACGAAGCGCTGGTGTCGGGTGGCTCGCTGCCGGTGACGACAGCCGATGCCCGCCAGGCGCTGGAGCTGGTCACAGCCTTCTATGAATCATCGGAAACCCGCGCCGAAGTCCGCTTTCCCGTCGGGCCGGAAGCCAAGAAATACAAGAGCTGGAGGCCGTCATGAACGTTGCCCCGCGAGCCATCAGGACCAATAAGGAGGAAGCACCCATGGCGACAAGCGTCTCGCTGCAGAAGGTCATCAAGCGCTATGGCGAGCTTCAGGTGGTTCACGGCATCGATCTCGAAATCGAGCCGGGGGAATTCACCGTCTTCGTCGGCCCTTCCGGTTGCGGCAAGTCCACGCTGCTGCGCATGATCGCCGGGCTGGAACCGATTTCCGGCGGCGGGCTCTATCTCGACGGCAGCCGCATGAACGATGTCCCCGCCTCCAAGCGCGGCATCGCCATGGTGTTCCAGTCCTACGCACTCTATCCGCATATGAGCGTTTACAAGAACCTCGCCTTCGGCCTGGAAACGGCCGGCATGAAGAAGCATGAGATCCAGCCGCGCGTCGAAAAGGCCGCCGAGGTCCTGCAGATTGCGCAGCTTCTCCAACGCAAGCCGAAGCAGCTGTCCGGCGGCCAGCGCCAGCGCGTCGCCATCGGCCGCGCCATCGTGCGCGAGCCCAACATCTTCCTCTTCGATGAGCCGCTTTCGAACCTCGATGCCGAGCTGCGCGTGCAGATGCGCGTCGAGATCGCCCGCCTGCACCAGCGGCTCGGCAACACGATGATCTACGTCACCCACGACCAGACCGAGGCCATGACCATGGCCGACAAGATCGTCGTGCTCAACGGCGGCAAGATCGAGCAGGTGGGCGCGCCGCTGGAGCTCTACAACAAGCCGAAGAACAAGTTCGTCGCCGGCTTCATCGGCTCGCCGAAAATGAACTTCCTCGATGCGAAGATCGTCGCCTCCGACGACGGATCAGCGGTTATCGATCTCGCCGGCCAGACGGTACGCCTGCCGCGCCGGCTCGGCGGCCTCCAGCCCGGACAGCCCGTGACCCTCGGCGCCCGCCCGGAACATCTGAACGTCGGTGATCGCGGCCTGGCACTCGGCAACGCCCGCGTCGATCTCGTCGAGCACCTGGGCGGCCAGACGATCCTCTACGTCACCCTGCATGGCGGTCAGGCGCTGACGGTCGCGCTGGAGGATCAGCAGAGCATTCGCGCTGGAGAAACGGTCAGCATCCATATCGATCCCGAGCGCTGCCACCTGTTCGGTCCGGATGGCGTGACTTTGTAGTTGGGGCTAGCTGCGGGCACGGAGTTATCTCGCCCCTGGCGGGCGAGAAAGTAAAAACTTAGGATTAGGCGAGGGTTCATCCCTCGTCTAATTCTTAGTTTTTACAAGAGCGGGGGTAGGCAGGGATGCAATGAGCTTCCAGCATATCGGCGCGAGAAATCGACCCCCCGCTCTTGCAATTTCAATGGCTTAGAAATTGCGCTAGGCTTTTGAACATGCTGAACCTTCGGTGTCGCAATTCCTAAACCAGTGAAATTGCTTTCTCGCCCGCCAGGGGCGAGATAAGTCCCCGCATTTGCGGCGACTTGGTCAAACCTCGACAACCCGGCGGCTGCCGATGGTGCGAATCTGGCCGGATGGAATGACATCGGCCGGAATGCCCTCCCGCCGATGCAGCCGAAGCCGCCTGCTGCCCGGCGCCAGATGGAACCAGTCGTCTTCAGCCCGATAGGCTTCCAGATCGATCTGCACCGATTGCGCCAGCCGGTCGGTGCTCAGGTCAAGGAACCAATCCTCGCCCTCCTGCACTGCCGATACCGTGATCTCCGCATCGTGAAACGCCCTGGCTCGCCCAAGCGGAAAATAGAAGGCCTGAGCGATGACAGCGCCGGTCGCCGATGCCGTCAGCCGCGCCACAGTGACATCATGCGACGGCGGGCCGAAGCGGAAGGCATAGGTCGCATCGAAGAAGGCGCCGAAAAGATCAGTGCAGGCTATCTTTTGCTTGCCGCGGGCTTCAAGCACGAGATCGCGACCCCCGCCAACGACAATCTGGCGGCCATCGCGCAGGCAGGACACTTCGACCGTCAGATCAAGCGCCGCATCGCTCTCATTGATGACATGCACATCGAGACCGTTCGTGCCCTCGTCCATGAGCAGCACCTGCACCGGCCGGAAGGCGCGGCGCAGCGCGTACCAGACCGGCTTCGGCTCCCCGGTCGAATCGATAACGCCCCAGCCGGCGCCGGGAAGCAGGTCCTGCAGCGTCCAGACGAGTGCCCCGTTGCAGCCGGAACCATGACGCCGCCATTCGGCATAGGTCTCCTCGGCAATTTCGCCGGTCACGGCGCGTGAGAGGCTGAGATAGAGATCGGGATCTTCACGCCGCAACCGGTTGGGCTCGAAGCCGTAAAGCTCCTGGAGGTAATGATCGCGCACATCCTCGAAATCCCAGGATGCGCCGCGATCGCGCGGCACGCGCTCTTTCCATAGCGGGCTATGAACTGGAGGGACCGGCAGATGCTGGCCGAGCGTGCGGGCTTGCGGCACATGCGCGAACGCCAGGCTTTCGGCGGCAAAGCGAACGTCGGCGCGGCGCGCATCGGTGAGCGGCCGCATATAGGCGCCGACGCCGTAATAATGCGTGACGCCGGCATTCGGCGAAAACGGCATGGCGCCGCCCGACGGCGAATCGACCACATAGGGCACATCGGGCCGAAGCGATTGCACCAGCGGCGGGATGATCTCCTCGACAACAGGACTTTTCCAGAACTGTTCGGGCAGGCCCATCATCGCCGCTTGCTGATGGATCTCGCTGCCGCCGCAAAGGACAGCCAGCGACGGTGACAGGCGCGTGCGGTTCAGAAACTGCGAAACCTCCGCCTCGACATGGGCATTGAACGCCTTGTCGTTCTTCGGATAGTCGAAATTGGCAAACATGAAATCCTGCCAGACCAGCAGGCCGAGTTCGTCGCAGAGACGGAAGAATTCGGGCGTTTCGTAAGCCATTGTGCCGCCGATGCGGATCATGTTCATGCCGGCCTCAGCCGCCAGTCGCAGCCAGCGCTCGCAATCGTCGCGGCCGCCGGGCAGGCGAACGATGTCGGCCGTGGTCCACACAGCGCCCCGGCAGAAAATCCGCTCGCCATTGACGATCAGGGCGAAATCCTGACCGCCGGCACCGCGATCGACCGACAGCCGTCGAAAACCCGTCTGCCCGAGTGCGTGCTCGACGCCATCGATAACGAGCGCGACATCATGGAGCTGCGGCGCGCCATGCATATGCGGCCACCAGGGCGCTACGCCTGGAATTTTCAGGATGGCGGTGTAGCGGCCCGCGCCGCCCTTCTCGAAAGGCTGTTCGGCATCCCCGCACCGCAGCACCAGTTCTTCGACATCACCCTCGATCGAAAGCGAGGCATAGAGCCTGCCCTCGCCATTTTCGAGCATATCAGGCCGCAGCGAGAGATCACGAATAACGGGCGCGCTCGGCCGCAGCAGCGAAATCGGCCGCCACGGACCGACGGCATGCGCTTCCGGGCACCAGCCGGGCATATGACCAAGCAGCGTCGTGCGCACCATCCGCAGCCCCTGCGGCGTAATCATCTGCGGTCGCCAGCGGGCGCGAGGTCCCGGCTCGGAAAGCTTCGGCTCCAGCGCGCGGAAGCAGAGCGCCAGCTCGTCGCCGCCAAGCAAGGTGACGTCGATGTCATGGGCCTCGAACATGCTTTCGGAAACGAGGATCTGCTGGCCATTGAGGAAGACTTCGCAAAGCGTCGCCAGCCCCTCCAGCCGCAGGACGGCATCGCCGGCCTCGGCGTCCACCAGACGGCAAATGTACCAGGCATCGCGATCATGAAGAGGCTGGGGCTTCGTCCGTTCGAAACGCCCGGCCTTTTCCAGCGCCTCCGCCACCGTGCCCGGTACGGGTGCTGGCAGGAACCCTGATGTCAGCGGCACATCGGATGGCGAGATGCAGGTGCCCGCATCCGTCAATACCAGATTCCAACCTTCGCTCAGCCGCATACCGCCGCCGAGATCCGCCAAGCGCCCGCCCATGACATCTTCCGGGGATTTCCCCCGCCCCACTATTTCCAGAAATAACCCAGCCGTATCGCGATCGAACGGAAGCCGGTCAAAGCTTCCGTGCGAGCTCTCCCATCATGGAATCCCATGCATCGGCGGCCGGATCAAGCGCTGTGCGCAATGGCTCGAATTTCTTGCGCGTGATGGCGCGGGCAAGCTGGAACTGCACCGACTTCGCCGTTTCGGAAATCCTCCTCGCCTCGCCGGCCGCATCGGACATTTCAGCCGAGAGCCAATCGAAATGGCTGCCCGCCAGCTCGAAATTGGCGCCGAGCTGACGCAGCGTATTGAAGGCGTATTTATGGAAGAAGCCGAAAGGTCGTTCGGCAACCGCTTCCACCTGCACGGGGAAAACCTCGGCGAAGGCACGGATCGGATTGGCCCGCGGGCGACGGCGGAAATGGAAGGACAGGAGCTGCCGCGCCGTCTCGCGGATGGCGGCTTCGCTTGGTGACTTCTCGGGGAATTTCGCAAATTCCGTATAGGGCAGGAAGGGCAGGTCCTCATCCGTCAGATGCAGCTGGAACAGCCCGTCGAAATCCTCACCCGACAGGTGGAAGAACCCGCCATTGTGGAAATAATCGAGCGTGCGGCCCTCCATGTCGAGCCGGTTGATCGCCACCGTCGTCTTGCCGTGCTCGCGGCGATAGCCGACGCCCTGCGTGTCCGGCATGAAGAAGGAATCCATCTCCACCAGGCAGAGCCGGCCGCGGCCGATCTGCTCGGCGACATGGTTCTGCACCTTGTCATAGATCGCAAGCTCTGTGCAGCGGATACCGTAAAGCGCTTCCAGATCCTCAAGCGGTACCTTGAAGAAGGTGAATTGGTCGCCCTCGAAATCCTGGCCCACCGTGAAGCCGAGCATGGCCTCCGGCGGCAGTTTCAGGCTCGCGAGCACTTCGATCCAGAGATCGATGTAGCAGTTGGTCTCGGGCCACATGCGTTCGCTGTCATGCAACGCATGTGGCTTGTAAGTGGCGGGCTCCAGCCCCTGAAAGACGACGGCCATGGAAGGCTCAGCCCCACAGCGCCTTGCGCACACTCTCGGGCCATTCCTTGACGTCGAGACCGTGGGTGTGGAAAAGCGCCAGCGCAATGCGCTCCAGGCCGAAGCCGACGCAGGCGGTGTGCACCACGCTGCCATCGGCAAAGTTCAGGCCCCACTTCGTGCCGAACGCGTCCTGGTGATAGTTGAAGCTCATGCAGGCTGTGGGATTGGCGGTCGAGGTGATCGGAATCAGCAACTCGAACTTCAGGTTCTGGTCGCGCTGGTTGTTGGCGAGCATCTTGCCGGCGCGGCCGAAGAACGGGTCGTTGGCGACGTCGATGGTCACGTCGAGGCCGACGGCCTTCATCATCTCGACACCGCGATCCATCCAGCTCTGGCGGAAATCCGTCACATGCTTTTCGCTGCCCATGCAGACATATTCGCGCATGCGGAAAAGCTGCTGGCGGGCCGGATCCTTGGAGGGCTCGTGGCGGAAGCAATAGGACTGCAGGTCGAAGAGCGCGCCGTCGTCGGGCAATGCGCCGCGCTTGGCAACCGTCGGGTAGAGCGGATAGCAGGCCGCCGGCGTCAGCACGATATCGGTCGCCTGCTGATCCTTCGTCCAGTCGTCGCCGACTTCCATGCACTTCAACAGGCTCATATGATCGAGCTCGTTGCCGCAGAAGCTGTGCACGGTGCCGGCAAGCTGCGGGAAGCTCTTCATGTAACCGCTCGTTTCGAAGAAGGCGCGGTTCATGCCGGGCGGAAAGCGGATGGCTTCGGCGCCATCGGCGCCGCCGAACGTGTCGATCAGACGCTCGAAGGCGGAAATAACGTCTTCGAACTGGCCGCTGCGGCCATAGAGGCCGTCAACGCCGGTGTCGATCAGAAGACCGGATTCGAAAAGCCGGTCGAGAAACGAGGTCTGCATATCCATGGCGATTACCCCAACAGGCTGGTATCTTGTTTGTGGACGAGCAGCATGGTCGACGTATTGCCGAGGATGCGGTCGTTCGAGATCATCAATTGCGCCGAGTGCGCGTCGCGCAGGTGGCGGCCGAGGCTGTAGGGCGTACCGTTCTTGTAGCCCATGATGCCGCAGATCAGCATCGCGTGGTTGATGATCGGCAGGATCATCTCCGAGGATGCGATCTTGACGTTGTTCATCGCCACGGCAAAGGCCATCGACGACAGGCGGTCGGCATCGAGCTTCGCCTCTTCATAGGCCTTCAGCCCCGCGACCACATTGGACTTCACCATCTGCAGCATGCTGGAAGCTTCGGCGAGGCGCAGCGCGCCGGGCGGCGGCGCACCGGGGGATTTGCGGGCCGCGGCACGTACGAAGGTCTGTGCGCGGGAAACCGCGTCGGCGGCGATACCGTACCAGACGCCGCTCCAGAGGAGGTGTGAGCTTGCCAGCATCGATTGCGCGGCGATCTCGGCAAACGGCTTCGGCAGGATCTGCACGGCAGGCGCTTCGCCCTTGAAGAGGAAGCCGTCGGAGCAGGTGCCACGCATGCCGAGCGTATCCCACTCGACCGTGCGCTTGATCTCGTACTGGTCTTTCAGGAAGCAGCTGAGCACCTGATCGGAAGACGCCGCCTCGGCATGGCTGCGCGAGGTGATCAGAATGGCGTCGGCATGGGCGCCATAGGAGATGACGGTCGCATCCTTTTCGAGGTAGCAGGTGTCGCCTTCGACCTTGATGGCGCAGATGCTGTTGCGCAGGTTGCCGCCGATACCGCCCTCGGTCGTCGCCGAAGCCAGCAGCAATTGTTCCTTGGCGATGCGGCGCATGAACTCGCGGTGCCATTCGCTGTCGACGCCGTGTTCGACCAGGCTCGAAAGCTTGATCTGATGCATGGCGAAGACCATGGCGCTGGCGGCACAAGCCTGCCCGATAATCGAGCCGAGTTCGGCGATTTCGGTGATCGACGCGCCCTCGCCGCCGAGATCGACGGGAATCTGGATGGAGAGCAGTCTCTCGGCGCGCATTGCGTCGACAGCCTCGCGCGGGAACCGGCCCTCGGCATCGACGGCATCGGCGTGTTGGCTGGCGATCGCCGCGACGCGCGCGGCACGCACCGCCGCCCCCTCACCCGTCCCAACCTCAAGCAAAGCGACCGCCGCACTCATCATGCGACCTTTCTGCTGTCCAGGATCATGCCGACGGTTCTTTCGATTGCGGCAATGCTGGCGAAGGACTTGCGGTTCAGCAGGTTGTCGGGAAATTCGATGTCGAAGGCTTCCTCGATGCCAAGCATCAGCTGCACGGAGGCGAAGGAGGACAATCCCGCAGCATAAAGGTCGGCGTCGTCTTCGATCTGGTCGACGGCAACGGGAAGCGTACCGAACTTGGCCAGCAAATCGCGAATCGTCTTGTTCATAGTCTAGTCCCTTCTGGCAATGGCAAGCACAACCGAAGTCATGCCGTCTTATCGTTGGCCAAGAAGTAACAGGTAAAATAGAACATTCCGCTAAGCGACGTGGTAAATACAACCAACTTATACTTCATGGAAAATTGCTATATTCGACACTTACCTGATTGGAATTTACGATGCGTAAGCCATCTAACTCGCGGCCCAAGCATAAATATCGAAAATCACTAATATTAAGCAATGGCGATTTTTGGAATGTTGAGATGCG encodes the following:
- a CDS encoding ABC transporter substrate-binding protein; the protein is MSLTIDRRQLLAGMAATLAFSGIGLSRANAATAMRLLWWGSKERSDRTFAAVKAYQAKNPDITIAGESFGWDSYWTRLATQTGGGNAPDLIQMDYRYIFEYARRGALLDMTPYLGKSLAIEDFGAANIDSGKVDNKIYGVSLGVNSSMVVVNTAAWSEAGVEPPHDGMTWEQLGDACAKVTSAKKRRGFYGTADASGGEPAFECWLRQRGKALYTADGKLAFEAKDAAEWFDFWGHMRKIGACVPADVQALDQQTLETDMLVTKKAAVSYAHSNQFVAIQGLVKEKVDLVSYPVDAGGKPGQYLKPSMLMSVSATSANKDAAVAFVNYLVENSDGAKTLGVERGVPASPKIRDLLTLDLDETSKKVVDYIGRLTSRVGALPPSPPNGAGENSFLLKKIAEEAAFGKTSTQDAGAKFTEQAAANITRG
- a CDS encoding sugar ABC transporter permease, translated to MRVETAYKAPSAFARNAPGYLFLLPWFIGFFGLTLGPAIASLYLSFTDYNLLQAPNMVGLDNYVRIATADDKFLSSMKVTLFYVVCSVPLKLAFALLVALLLNRGIKGLPVYRAIFYLPSLLGSSVAIAVLWRQIFDADGIVNTLLWYAFGINGPSWISNPDYSLYTLVILAIWQFGSPMIIFLAGLRQIPTDLYEAASLDGASKVRIFFKITLPLLTPVIFFNAVVQTIDAFKAFTPAYVISSGTGGPIDSTLFYTLYLYQEAFGYFRMGYAAALAWVLVAIIAIFTAFSFLSARYWVHYDD
- a CDS encoding carbohydrate ABC transporter permease, producing the protein MKPPRERPWFFSVLIHIALVAASIVMLYPLLWMLSGSIKDQNEIFGTASLIPSHFDFSSYARGWFGGQVTFGKFVWNSAVIAVLSVLGNVISCSLAAYAFARLSFWGKNFWFALMLGTLMLPYHVTLIPQYILFLKLGWVKTMLPLVVPKFLAVDAFFIFLMVQFFRGIPRELDEAAMMDGCSPWRIYWRIMLPLSLPVLATAAIFSFIWTWDDFFGPLIYLSDINTYTVQLGLRSFVDSTGSSDWSSLFAMSSLSLIPVFLIFLFFQRLLIDGIATAGLKR
- a CDS encoding Gfo/Idh/MocA family oxidoreductase, coding for MSALRFAAIGLNHDHIYGQVNVMLRAGAELIAFHAIEDDLAAVFAERFPQAKRVADKREILEDRSIALIVSAAVSSERAGLAIEAMRHGKDVMLDKPGMVTLDQLAEVKRVQAETKRIVSILYSEHFETASTVKAGELVKAGAIGKVIHTTGLGPHRLRKPTRPDWFFDRKRYGGIITDIASHQCEQFLFFADSLEAEVLSATVSNRANPETPGLQDYGDFHLRTPDVTGYVRVDWFTPDGLPTWGDGRLFIVGTEGTIELRKYIDVAGRPGTDHLFLTDRKGMQHIDCTGFDLPYGRQLAADIRDRTETAMGQEHCFKAMELALKAQALAEATSLNSIQR
- a CDS encoding Gfo/Idh/MocA family oxidoreductase; translation: MSDIKKVAIIGLGIGRSHIVEGYLPHSDRFEVAALCDLNEERLNAVGDEFGIGRRLKDFSEVLNMPDIDIIDICTPPGSHFQLIMQALAAGKHVVCEKPLVGSLADVDAVIAAEKTAKGRLMPIFQYRYGDGIQKAKRIIASGIAGKPYVATSETHWVRGADYYAVPWRGKWDTELGGVLMTHSIHLHDMLTYLMGPIAGLFGRVATRVNDIEVEDCASASLLMENGALATISATLGSQEQISRLRLAFENVLIESNHEPYSPGQDPWKIVPANDEIGAKIDALLADWSPIPNRFNTQMKLFHEALVSGGSLPVTTADARQALELVTAFYESSETRAEVRFPVGPEAKKYKSWRPS
- the ugpC gene encoding sn-glycerol-3-phosphate ABC transporter ATP-binding protein UgpC, which gives rise to MATSVSLQKVIKRYGELQVVHGIDLEIEPGEFTVFVGPSGCGKSTLLRMIAGLEPISGGGLYLDGSRMNDVPASKRGIAMVFQSYALYPHMSVYKNLAFGLETAGMKKHEIQPRVEKAAEVLQIAQLLQRKPKQLSGGQRQRVAIGRAIVREPNIFLFDEPLSNLDAELRVQMRVEIARLHQRLGNTMIYVTHDQTEAMTMADKIVVLNGGKIEQVGAPLELYNKPKNKFVAGFIGSPKMNFLDAKIVASDDGSAVIDLAGQTVRLPRRLGGLQPGQPVTLGARPEHLNVGDRGLALGNARVDLVEHLGGQTILYVTLHGGQALTVALEDQQSIRAGETVSIHIDPERCHLFGPDGVTL
- a CDS encoding glycoside hydrolase family 2 protein is translated as MGGRLADLGGGMRLSEGWNLVLTDAGTCISPSDVPLTSGFLPAPVPGTVAEALEKAGRFERTKPQPLHDRDAWYICRLVDAEAGDAVLRLEGLATLCEVFLNGQQILVSESMFEAHDIDVTLLGGDELALCFRALEPKLSEPGPRARWRPQMITPQGLRMVRTTLLGHMPGWCPEAHAVGPWRPISLLRPSAPVIRDLSLRPDMLENGEGRLYASLSIEGDVEELVLRCGDAEQPFEKGGAGRYTAILKIPGVAPWWPHMHGAPQLHDVALVIDGVEHALGQTGFRRLSVDRGAGGQDFALIVNGERIFCRGAVWTTADIVRLPGGRDDCERWLRLAAEAGMNMIRIGGTMAYETPEFFRLCDELGLLVWQDFMFANFDYPKNDKAFNAHVEAEVSQFLNRTRLSPSLAVLCGGSEIHQQAAMMGLPEQFWKSPVVEEIIPPLVQSLRPDVPYVVDSPSGGAMPFSPNAGVTHYYGVGAYMRPLTDARRADVRFAAESLAFAHVPQARTLGQHLPVPPVHSPLWKERVPRDRGASWDFEDVRDHYLQELYGFEPNRLRREDPDLYLSLSRAVTGEIAEETYAEWRRHGSGCNGALVWTLQDLLPGAGWGVIDSTGEPKPVWYALRRAFRPVQVLLMDEGTNGLDVHVINESDAALDLTVEVSCLRDGRQIVVGGGRDLVLEARGKQKIACTDLFGAFFDATYAFRFGPPSHDVTVARLTASATGAVIAQAFYFPLGRARAFHDAEITVSAVQEGEDWFLDLSTDRLAQSVQIDLEAYRAEDDWFHLAPGSRRLRLHRREGIPADVIPSGQIRTIGSRRVVEV
- a CDS encoding DUF1839 family protein — its product is MAVVFQGLEPATYKPHALHDSERMWPETNCYIDLWIEVLASLKLPPEAMLGFTVGQDFEGDQFTFFKVPLEDLEALYGIRCTELAIYDKVQNHVAEQIGRGRLCLVEMDSFFMPDTQGVGYRREHGKTTVAINRLDMEGRTLDYFHNGGFFHLSGEDFDGLFQLHLTDEDLPFLPYTEFAKFPEKSPSEAAIRETARQLLSFHFRRRPRANPIRAFAEVFPVQVEAVAERPFGFFHKYAFNTLRQLGANFELAGSHFDWLSAEMSDAAGEARRISETAKSVQFQLARAITRKKFEPLRTALDPAADAWDSMMGELARKL